CGACCGTCTCGAGGTGGCCGACGACGCGAAATTGGCGTATCTCACGCAGACCACCTTGTCGGTCGACGACGCCAACCGGATCATCGCCCGGTTGCGCCAGCGTTTCCCGCACATTGCCAACCCGCCCAAAGAAGACATCTGCTATGCCACGCAGAATCGCCAGGAGGCGGTGCGGCTGCTGGCCACCGAGGCCCAACTGGCCCTGGTGATCGGCAGCCAGAACAGTTCGAACAGCCAGCGGCTGGCCGAAATCGGTCGTCTCTGCGGCATTCCCGCCTACCTCATCGATCGGGCCCACCAGATCGATCCCGGGTGGTTCGAGGGGATCGAATCGGTGCTCGTCACCGCGGGCGCGAGCGCCCCGGAGGTCGTCGTCGAAGACGTCGTGGCGTTTTTGCAGCGGCGTTTCGGGGCCTCGGTCGAGCCGCGCGTCGTCCGCGAAGAGGACGTCCATTTTGCCTTGCCGCGCGAGCTGCGAGGATTGGTCGCCGCCGACGCCCGTACCCGCTCATGAGGATCAGCGATCTCGAACTGCTGTTGGTCGAAGTGCCCTGCATGGCGCCTTCGCCGCCGATGCGGTCGCTCGTCGTGCGGCTGGCCACCGACGCGGGCATCGAAGGCTGGGGCGAAGGTCAGGTCGCGTGGCGGCCTGCCGAATTGTTCGCCCGGCGCGGCGCGTTGTTGCCCATTCTCAGCGGTCGCAGCGTGTTTCAGCTCGAAGAGTTGTCTGCGCACGAAGCGCTCGCTCCCGGCGGCTTGCGCAGCGCGATTGAAATTGCCGCGGCCGATGCCTTGGGCAAGATCTGCCGTCAGCCGCTGTGTCATCTTTGGGGGGGCCAGTATCGACCGCGAATCCCGTTGGCGGCGCGGCTGCGGGCCGAGCCTGCCGAACGCGTGCCGCATCGCGCGCGCGAACTCGCCGAGCAAGGGTTCCACACCCAAATCCTCGCGGCCACGGGCAGCGTGGCCGACGACCTGGCCGCCGTGGCCGCGCTGCGCGACGCCGGCGGCGAGCGACTCGAATTGCGCCTGGACCTTGCCGGGCAGTTCGATTTTGACCAGGCGCGCCACCTGGCCTTGTCGCTGCCTCGCGGCGCGCTGCAATATCTGCTCGACCCGTTGGCCGAATCTTCGCCCGAGGCCTTGGCGCGATTGCGTCATCAAACCAACGCGCCGCTGGCTGCCGCCCGCGCCATTACCGCGCCGCGCGACGTCTTCGATTTGGCGCGTGCCGCGGCCGTGGCCCATGTCGTGGTCGACCTCGACCAGGTGGGCGGGCCATCCGCCGCGCGCAAATGCGCGCATGTCGCCG
This portion of the Pirellulales bacterium genome encodes:
- the ispH gene encoding 4-hydroxy-3-methylbut-2-enyl diphosphate reductase; this translates as MRILLASPRGFCAGVNMAIDSLDHAVRLYGTPLYVYHEIVHNQYVVERFRDQGVVFVDSLDEVPYGARLMFSAHGVSPEIRRVASERNLSTIDATCPLVTKVHNEAIRFARDGYTIVLIGHEGHDEVIGTMGEAPQAILLVETEQDVDRLEVADDAKLAYLTQTTLSVDDANRIIARLRQRFPHIANPPKEDICYATQNRQEAVRLLATEAQLALVIGSQNSSNSQRLAEIGRLCGIPAYLIDRAHQIDPGWFEGIESVLVTAGASAPEVVVEDVVAFLQRRFGASVEPRVVREEDVHFALPRELRGLVAADARTRS